A stretch of the Cellulomonas sp. WB94 genome encodes the following:
- a CDS encoding sugar-binding transcriptional regulator — protein MANERATPVHERADLEAPSDREQDVLRAASMYYLQDLKMEVIARHLGTSRSTVSRLIKRARDTGLVEITLRPASTRAPGLGRSIKAAFGIDAYVVPVPDSSGDNERLDQVARAAARLLGSWFESDMVLGVAWGTTLAAVSRHLTPKPTRGSVVVQLNGAANLHNGGFEYASDLISSFGTAFSATVHHFSVPAFFDYTDTKQAMWRERSVRRVLEVQARADLAVFSVGAVAGTLPSHVYSAGYLDAQDLAVLHAEGVVGDVCTVFLRADGSWADVPLNARATGPSPADLQRIPRRVCVAAGDGKIVPLLAALRAGTVTDLVVDELTATGLLNLVRAQRPRNGVREVAR, from the coding sequence GTGGCGAACGAACGCGCAACCCCTGTGCACGAACGTGCGGACCTTGAGGCGCCGAGTGACCGCGAGCAGGACGTGCTGCGCGCCGCCTCGATGTACTACCTCCAGGACCTCAAGATGGAGGTGATCGCGCGGCACCTCGGCACGTCGCGGTCGACGGTGTCCCGGCTGATCAAGCGCGCACGTGACACCGGCCTCGTCGAGATCACCCTGCGTCCCGCGAGCACGCGTGCACCGGGGCTCGGCCGATCCATCAAGGCGGCGTTCGGGATCGACGCGTACGTCGTCCCCGTCCCCGACTCGTCGGGCGACAACGAGCGGCTCGACCAGGTCGCGCGCGCCGCCGCCCGGCTGCTGGGCTCGTGGTTCGAGTCCGACATGGTGCTCGGCGTCGCCTGGGGCACGACCCTCGCCGCCGTCTCGCGCCACCTCACCCCGAAGCCGACCCGGGGCAGCGTCGTCGTGCAGCTCAACGGCGCCGCGAACCTCCACAACGGCGGCTTCGAGTACGCGAGCGACCTCATCTCGAGCTTCGGCACCGCGTTCAGCGCGACCGTGCACCACTTCTCGGTGCCGGCGTTCTTCGACTACACCGACACCAAGCAGGCCATGTGGCGCGAACGGTCCGTGCGCCGTGTCCTCGAGGTGCAGGCGCGCGCCGACCTGGCCGTCTTCTCGGTCGGTGCCGTGGCCGGGACCCTCCCCAGCCACGTCTACTCGGCGGGCTACCTCGACGCCCAGGACCTCGCGGTGCTCCACGCCGAAGGCGTCGTCGGCGACGTGTGCACCGTGTTCCTGCGGGCCGACGGGTCCTGGGCGGACGTGCCGCTCAACGCGCGCGCTACCGGGCCGTCCCCCGCCGACCTCCAGCGCATCCCCCGCCGCGTGTGCGTCGCCGCGGGCGACGGCAAGATCGTCCCGCTGCTCGCCGCGCTGCGCGCCGGGACCGTCACCGACCTCGTCGTCGACGAGCTGACCGCGACGGGACTCCTCAACCTCGTCCGCGCGCAGCGACCACGCAACGGCGTCCGTGAGGTCGCTCGGTAG
- a CDS encoding amino-acid N-acetyltransferase: MSTATLRVRPALPADVRVIRELVQPYAEERILLAKEWVGYYEAVQEFLVADVGADDAPDVIGCGALHVMWQDLAEIRTLAVDRTQRRHGVGHALLEALVARARELGLTRVFCLTFEVDFFRAHGFEPIEGTPVSLEVYAELLRSHDDGVAEFLDLARVKPNTLGNTRMLLELE; the protein is encoded by the coding sequence GTGAGCACCGCAACTCTCCGCGTCCGGCCGGCCCTCCCCGCGGACGTCCGCGTCATCCGCGAGCTCGTGCAGCCGTACGCCGAGGAGCGGATCCTGCTCGCGAAGGAGTGGGTCGGGTACTACGAGGCGGTCCAGGAGTTCCTCGTGGCGGACGTGGGCGCCGACGACGCGCCCGACGTCATCGGCTGCGGCGCGCTGCACGTCATGTGGCAGGACCTCGCCGAGATCCGCACGCTGGCGGTCGACCGGACGCAGCGGCGGCACGGGGTCGGGCACGCGCTGCTCGAGGCCCTGGTCGCCCGCGCGCGCGAGCTCGGCCTGACGCGGGTGTTCTGCCTGACCTTCGAGGTCGACTTCTTCCGGGCGCACGGGTTCGAGCCCATCGAGGGCACCCCGGTGTCGCTCGAGGTCTACGCCGAGCTGCTGCGCTCGCACGACGACGGTGTCGCGGAGTTCCTGGACCTGGCCCGCGTGAAGCCCAACACGCTCGGCAACACCCGGATGCTGCTCGAGCTCGAATGA
- a CDS encoding A/G-specific adenine glycosylase, with amino-acid sequence MTRAPLVRDAVLAWFDVNARDLPWRAPDRTPWGVLVSEVMLQQTPVARVEPAWRAWMDRWPEPGDLACAGTDDVLRAWDRLGYPRRALRLQDCARVVVERHDGVVPATEAELLALPGVGGYTAAAVLAFAHGRRSVVLDTNVRRVLARVAAGVALPAPSQTVAEVRLAESFVPDDDALAARWAAASMELGALVCTARAPRCGDCPVADLCAWRSADHPPDAHAARRRTQPWAGTDRQVRGRVMALLREALGPVPDSAVDAVWPDVRQLERCVDGLVTDGLLARILGPGPDDPVTYRLPA; translated from the coding sequence GTGACCCGCGCCCCCCTCGTCCGCGACGCCGTGCTGGCGTGGTTCGACGTCAACGCGCGCGACCTGCCCTGGCGAGCACCCGACCGCACCCCGTGGGGAGTGCTCGTCAGCGAGGTCATGCTGCAGCAGACCCCCGTGGCCCGGGTCGAGCCGGCGTGGCGCGCGTGGATGGACCGGTGGCCGGAGCCGGGCGACCTCGCGTGCGCCGGCACGGACGACGTCCTGCGTGCCTGGGACCGGCTCGGCTACCCGCGCCGCGCGCTGCGCCTGCAGGACTGCGCGCGGGTGGTCGTCGAGCGGCACGACGGCGTCGTCCCCGCGACCGAGGCGGAGCTGCTGGCCCTGCCGGGGGTCGGCGGGTACACCGCCGCGGCCGTCCTGGCGTTCGCGCACGGGCGCCGTTCGGTCGTGCTCGACACGAACGTGCGACGCGTCCTGGCCCGCGTGGCGGCCGGGGTCGCCCTGCCCGCGCCGAGCCAGACGGTCGCCGAGGTGCGCCTCGCGGAGTCGTTCGTGCCCGACGACGACGCCCTCGCCGCGCGTTGGGCCGCCGCGTCGATGGAGCTCGGCGCGCTCGTCTGCACGGCCCGGGCACCTCGCTGCGGCGACTGCCCGGTCGCGGACCTGTGCGCGTGGCGCTCGGCCGACCATCCCCCCGACGCGCACGCCGCCCGACGCCGCACCCAGCCTTGGGCGGGCACCGACCGCCAGGTGCGCGGCCGCGTCATGGCGCTCCTGCGCGAGGCGCTCGGCCCAGTGCCGGACTCGGCGGTCGACGCGGTCTGGCCGGACGTCCGCCAGCTCGAGCGCTGCGTCGACGGCCTGGTCACCGACGGCCTGCTCGCGCGGATCCTCGGCCCCGGCCCGGACGACCCGGTGACCTACCGCCTGCCGGCCTGA